The following DNA comes from Occultella kanbiaonis.
TCCACGCCCATCAGGCGGGCCAGCAGCGAGTGCTCGAAGTAGGCGCTGTTGTAGACGCCCGGGGTCAGCACGACCACGACGGGCTCGTCGACGCCGGGCGGCGCGGCCGCGCTGAGGGCGGCCAGCAGCCGGCGTGGGTAGTCCGCGACCGGCCGGATCCGCATCGTGGAGAACAGTTCCGGGAACGACTGCGCCATCGCGCGCCGGTTCGAGAGCACGTAGCTCACGCCGCTGGGCACCCGCACGTTGTCCTCGAGGACGCGCCAGCCGCCGGCGCTGTCCCGGATCACGTCGATGCCGGCCACGTGCACCCGCACCCCGTTCGGTGGGTTGATCCCGCGGGCTGCGCGCACGAAGTTCGCCGAGGAGACGATCAGGGAGCGTGGCAGCACCCCGTCGGTGATCGCCCGCTGACCGCCGTAGACGTCCTCCAGCAGCGCCTCGAGGGCCCGCACCCGCTGCGCGACGCCCGGGGCGAGCAGATCCCACTCGGCGGCGTCGATGACCCGCGGCACCGAGTCCAGCGGGAACGGCCGCTCCTCCCCGCCGACGTCGAACGTGACGCCCTGCGCCAGGTAGGAGCGGGCCAGCGCGTCCGCGCGCAGCCGCAGCTCGTCGGCATTGAGGGTGCCCACCGTTCGGTGCACGTGCCGGTACGGCGCACGGACGGCGCCGCTCTCCATCATCTCGTCCCACGCGACGCCGGCGGGGTATCCCTCGAACAGGTCGGCCATGTGCGGAAACTACCCGCTGGATGTGTCTGGCGCGTGTCGACGCGCACCCGGGCCGCGCGCGACGAGCACCACGAGGGCCCGGCCGCAGCATCCCGCCCCGGCGGACCGGGCGCGAAGGTGCCCGAGTACAGTCCGTCGCATGGCTACTGACTGGCGATCGGACACCGTCGAGGAGGTCCGGGCCCTCATCCTCGAGGCCGAGCCGGACGTCGAGGAGGAGGCGAAGTGGGTGAAGCCGTCGAACCCGGCCGGCGTGCCGACGTTCTCCTGCTCGGGGCTCATCTGCACCGTCGAGACGTACAAGGACAAGGTGAAACTCACCTTCGCCAGGGGCGCCGCGCTCGCCGATCCCGGCTCCCTGTTCAACGCGAGCCTCGATGCCGGCACGCGTCGGGCGATCGACCTGCGCGAGGGCGACCGGATCGAGCCGAGCACGTTCGTCGACCTGGTCCGCGAGGCGGTCGAGCTCAACCGGGCGTGAGCACACTCCTCGGGCGCGAGACGAGCGCGAGAAGGGTGCAGAGAGCGCGATCACGACCCCCACCGCGATGAACGCCTTCGCGTAGCCGAGCTGACCGGCCAGGAGGCCGACGCCGATCGCGCCGAGGACCGCTCAGCCCGCCAGCGCCACCCGCACCGGCGGCTCGGTCGCGGCGACCACCTCGTCCACCGTGACCCCTGGCGAGAGCTCCACCAGCACCAGACCCTCGGGCGTGACGTCGATGACCCCCAGGTCGGTGATGATCCGGTCCACGACGCCCCGGCCGGTCAGCGGCAGGCTGCACTCGTTCACGATCTTCGGGCTGCCGTCCTTGGCGGTGTGCTCCATCAGGATGATCAGGCGCTTCGCCCCGTGCACGAGGTCCATCGCGCCGCCGGGGCCCTTGACCATCTTGCCCGGGATCATCCAGTTCGCGAGGTCCCCGGCCGCGGAGACCTGCATGGCGCCGAGGATCGCTGCGTCGATCTTGCCGCCCCGGATCATCGCGAAGCTCGTCGCGGAGTCGAAGAACGACGCACCGGGAAGCAGCGTCACGGTCTCCTTGCCGGCGTTGATCAGGTCCGGGTCCACGTCCTGCTCGAGCGGGTAGGGACCGACGCCGAGGATCCCGTTCTCGGACTGCAGCACCACGGTGCGGCCAGCCGGGACGTAGTTCGGGACCAGGGTCGGCAACCCGATGCCCAGGTTCACGTACGCGCCGTCGGGCAGTTCCTGCGCGGCGCGCGCGGCCATCTCCTGCCGGGTCAGTGCCATGCCTCAGCCCTCCGTCCGGGTCGTCCGACGCTCGATGCGCTTCTCGATGCCCGTGCCAACGCCCACCACACGGTGCACGAACACCCCGGGCAGGTGGATCTGGTCCGGGTCCAGCTCGCCGGGCTCCACGAGCTCCTCGACCTGCGCGATGCAGACCCGTCCGGCCATGGCGGCGAGCGGGTTGAAGTTGCGTGCGCTCTTGTTGAACACGAGGTTGCCGGTGCGGTCCCCACGCAGGGCGTGCACGAGCGCGAAGTCGGTACGGATCGCGTCCTCGAGGACATATTCGGCGCCGTCGAAGGTGCGGGTCTCCTTGACCGGCGACGCGACCGCCACGGTGCCGTCGGGGTGGTACCTGCGCGGCAGGCCGCCATCGGCCACCTGGGTGCCGACCCCGGTCTGGGTGAAGAATGCGGCGATCCCGGAGCCCCCGGCGCGCAACTTCTCGGCGAGCGTGCCCTGCGGGGTGAGTTCCACCTCGAGCTCACCGGAGAGGAACTGCCGTTCGAACTCCTTGTTCTCCCCGACGTAGGAGGAGGTCATCTTGGCCAGCCGCCCGGCGCCGAGCAGCAGGCCGAGGCCCCAGTCGTCGACGCCACAGTTGTTCGAGACGACCGACAGCCCGCTCGCGCCCTGGGCCAGCAGCGCCTCGATCAGCACCATCGGGTTGCCGCTGAGGCCGAAGCCGCCGACGGCGAGCGAGGCGTGGTCGCCGATGTCCGCCACCGCTTCGGCCGGGTCGGGCACCACCTTGTCCAGTCCGTTCATGCCGTCGCCTCCGCAGCGGTCAGGGCCCTGCGGACGGCGTCCGCGACGGCGTCCGCGCCGGTGGGGCCGAGGGTGATCGTGTAGTGGTTCGTGCCGGGTACGTCGGTGAGGTCGAGCCCGAGCCGGTCGGCGTTGGCCCGCGCGTAGGACGGTGAGTACAGCCCCGGTTCCTCGTCCATCAGACCGCGCTCCGCCCGGAGCCAGGCCACTCGGTGGGTCAGATGCGCGAGGGCGTCCAGGAGGGCGTCGCCGCCGGCCAGCTCGAGGGAGTCCTCGGTCACGGCCTCGATGGTCGTGCTCGGGTGCAGATCGGGCTCGGTGCCGTAGAGGTCGTAGTCCACGTAGTCCTCGATGACGTCGTTCCACTCCGCGAATGCCGGGTGCACCCGCCAGAACTCACGGTAGGCCTCCCGGGTCGGGAACGTCATGGCGAGCCGCTGCGCGGCCGGGCCGAGCACCACCGTGCCGACGTCCGCCGGGTCCAGGTCCGGGTCCAGGTCCAGGGGCACCCCGCCGTCGACCAGGACCAGCTCGCGGACCCGGGCCGGGTGCCGGCGGGACAGCACCACCGAGGCGAAGGCGCCCATCGAGTGCCCCAGGACCACCGCGCTGGGGACGTCGAGCGCGGTGAGCACGGCGGCCAGGTCGTCGGCGTGGACCGGCATCCCGTACGGGCCGGGCAGATCCCTGCTTCGGCCGCGGCCGCGCAGGTCCGGCGCGATCAGGCGCACCCGCGGCAGCCGCCGGGCGACCTGGCCCCAGGACCGATGCGAGGCCGTGATGCCGTGCACCGCGAGCACCGGCGTGCCCTGCGGATCGCCCCACTCGCCGACGTGCATCGTGCCGCCGCGGACCGCGACGTCATGGCTGCGGTAGGTCATCGCGCCGTCCACCCCCCATCCATCGTGTAGGAGGAGCCGGTGACCATCGCGGCGGCCGGGGACGCCAGCCAGCAGGCCAGGTCCGCGACGTCCGCGGGCTCGATGAGCTCCTTGATCGCGGAGCGCTCGAGAAGGATCTCGCTGACCACCCGCTCCGGCGCGATGCCGTGCACGCGGGCCTGGTCCGCGATCTGGGCCTCGACGAGCGGGGTGCGGACGTAGCCGGGGTTGATGCAGTTGCTGGTGACCCCACGGCCGGCGCCCTCCTGGGCGATCACCTTGGACAGCCCTTCCAGGCCGTGCTTGGCGCTCACGTAGGCGGACTTGAAGGCCGAGGCGCGCAGCCCGTGCACGGAGGAGACGTTGATGACCCGGCCGAAACCGCGCTCATACATGTGCGGCAGGGCGGCCCGGACGAGCAGGAACGGCGCCTCGAGCATCAGCATCAGGATGAGGTGGAACCGGTCCGGGTCGAACTCCTCGATCGGGCTGACATGCTGGATACCGGCGTTGTTGACGAGGATGTCGACGTCAAGGTCCACCTCGCGCAGCGCGGCGACGTCGCTCAGGTCGACGACCCAGGCCTGCCCCCCGGTGCGCTCCGCGGTGGCCGCCGCGGCCTCGGCGTTGACGTCCACGGCGATCACGTGTGCCCCACGGGCGGCGAACGCCTCGGCGATCGCGGCCCCGATGCCGCTGCCCGCGCCGGTGACGGCGGCCCGCCGGCCGGCCAGGTCCGCTCTGGTCTCGTGGGTCATGATCCCTCCGGGGGGTCGGTGGCGCGCAGGGCACCTGAGATGAGTCGCATCATTTCGTCGAAGACCGCCGGCGGCACCGCGGAGGTGCCGGACGCCGTCGGGTCGGAGTCGGCGCCCGCGTCGGCGCCGGAGCCCCACAGGACCCACCGCATGCCGATCATCTCGCCGATGCCCATCAGCGCCCAGGCGGCCACGGTCGGGTCGACGTTGCCGATCTCGCCGGCGTCGCGAGCCTGGGACAGGCCCTCGATATAGCCCTCGACGATCCGGGTGTAGTGCAGCCGCAGCGCCTCCGGGGAGACGAACTCCGCCTCGCGGATCACCCGGTACAGGGCGGGGTGCTCGGCGGTGAAGGCGAAGAACGCGGCGAAGCCGGCGCGTTCGGCCTCCATCCGGGTCGCGGCGCCCCGCGACCCCTCGGTCATGGCGTGCCGGACCCGCCGGTTCAGGTCCTCGACGAGTTCGTCGAAGACGTGCTTCTTCGTCTCGAAGTACAGGTAGAACGTGCCCTGCCCGACGCCGGCGGCCTCGGTGATCTTGACGATGCTCGCCTCCGCGTAGCCGAGTTCGGAGAACACGGTCTCGGCGGCCGCGAGGATCTTCGCCCTGGTCCGGGTGCCCCGTTCGGTGCGTGGGGTGCTGCTCACTGGTGGACCTCCCGGTGGCTGTGGCTGGGCGCGCTCGGCGGCTGTGGTGCGTGCGGGCCGGGCGGTGGGTGGACCGCGTCCGTGGGCCCTTCGGTCGGGGCCCGTTCGGCGGGAGGCGGTTCGGCCGGATGCCTCGCGGCCGGTTGTCGCGTGGCCGGTCCCTGCGAACGCAGGGCCCGCCGGACGGTCTTCCCGGAGGCCGTGTGCGGCAGTTCGGTGACGAACCAGATCCGCGCGGGCACCTTGTACGAGGCGAGTTCGCGGCGGCAGTGGTCGAGAAGTTCCTTCGCGTCGGTGGCGACACCGCGGCGCACCACGACGTGCGCGACGCCGACCTCGCCCCAGCGCTCGTCCGGCTCGCCGACGACGGCCGCGTCCGCGACAGCGGGGTGGGCCAGCAGCACGGCCTCCACCTCGGCCGGGGCGACGTTCTCGCCCCCGGAGATGAACATGTCCGAGAGCCGGTCGACGATCCGGAAGAAGCCCTCCGCGTCACGGACCACGAGGTCGCCGGTGCGCAGCCAGCCGCCACGCAGGGCGAGGTCGGTGGCCTCCTGGTCGCGGAAGTACCCGGCGAACACACCGGGGCCGTGGACCAGCAGCTCCCCGGTGGCCGGTCCCTCGAGCACCTGCCCGGTGACCGGGTCGGCGACGGCGACGTCCACGTACGGGTAGGCCGTACCGGCCCAGCCGCGGCGGTCCTGCGCGAGCGCGGCCGGCACGCAGAGCACGTTCGGTGACGCCTCGCTGAGGCCGTAGCCCTGCACCAGTTTCACCCCGCGTGCGTGCCAGGTGCGCAGCAGTGGCTCGGGCATCGGGGCGCCGCCGACGATCGCGAGCCGGAGCGCGGCGAGATCGGCGTCGGCGAACGACGGCTGCTCGGCGAGCATCAGGTAGTGCGCGGGCACGCCCATCATGGTGCTCACCCGCCGCTCGGCGATCAGGTGCAGCACCCGGGCCGGTTCGAAGGTCTGCTCCAGGACGACGGTGGCGCCGGTCCACCAGGCCAGCAGCGGCTGCACGTTCCAGCCGCCCACGTGGAACTGCGGCATCACGGCGAGCACCACGTCGTCGGGGGTGACCGGCGCAGTCCGGGACAGGGACAGGTTCGTCCAGAAGCAGTTCGCGTGGGTCAGCACCACGCCCTTGGGCCGGGCACTGGTACCGGAGGTGAACGTGAGCAGCAGCGGGTCTGCGTCCTGGGCCTCCCGGGGCGGCGGCGGCACCTCCGCCGGGTTGCGGGAGGGCGTTGGCACGGCCGCCTCGACCCCGGTGCTGCCGAGTTCGCCGATCGTCGGTGGCCGGCGCAGGCGGGCGACGGCGGAGCGCGCCAGGGCGCCGAAGGCCTGGTCGGTCAGGAGCAGGACGGGATCGGCGATGGCCAGCTGGTCGGCGACCTCCCGGGCGGCGAGTCGCCAGGAGAGCGGGGTGAGCACGAGGGCGGCCTTGGCGCAGGCGAAGAACAGCACGACGTGGTCGGCGCTGTTGCCGGTGAGCGTGGCGATCCGGTCCCCTGGGGCGCATCCGGCGGCGAGCAGGCTCCTCCCGAGGGCGGTGGCCCGACGGTCCAGCTCGCCGTAGTCGACCGGGACGCCGCGGTCGTCGATGGCGACCCGGTCCGATGTCTCGCGGGCGCGTTCGGTGGTCCACCGCCCGAGGGTGTGCCACTGACCGGTGCTCGCTGGACTCATCGGGCGTCGACCTCCATGGTCTTGTTCTCCGCGCTGTCCGCCTGCTCGAGCGTGGCTCGCGCGCGGGCCACGCTACCGCCGGACCGCAGCCGGGCGACGGTTCCGGTGATCCCACCCGGCAGGAACAGCACGACCAGGATGAACAGGGTGCCGAGCAGGAACAGCGGCTCCGAGAGCGGGATCCGCAGGACCGCCGGCAGCGACTGGATGAACTCGCCGCCGGCGAGGGCGCTCAGCCGCTGGTCCAGGAGCGTGTAGATCACGCCGCCGATCACGGCGCCCCACCGCGAGCCGACGCCGCCGAGCACCACCATGACGAGCAGGGTGAGGGTGAAGTCCGCGGTCGTGGCTCGCGCCTGGGCGCCGGCCTGGACGAGCAGGTAGGCCATTCCGACGATGCCGGCGAGGCTGCCCGCGGTGGTGAACGCGAGCAGCCGGACCAGGTAGGGCTGCATTCCGATGACTCTGACCCGCAGCTCGTTCTCCCGGGTCGCGGCGGCGACGTGGCCGGCGCGGGAGCGTTCGAACCACGTCACGAGCCCGAACACGGCGATCGCGATCACCAGGGACATCCAGTACAGGTTCCTCGTGTTCGCCACCCCGACGAACGCCTCCGGGATGTTCGTGATGTCCAGGCCCAGCCCCTCCTCGCCGCCGGTGAGGCCACCGGGGTTGCGGGCCACGAGCACGGACCCGGCCTGGGCGAACGCCAGCGTCACCATCGCGAACGAGATCCCGCTGACCCGCAGGGAGACCGCGCCGACCACCAGTGCCAGCAGGGTGGCCCCGACGAACACCACCAGGACGGCGGAGACCAGGGACAGCTGCCAGTGCCGTAGCGCGATCGCGAGCCCGTACAGCCCGGCCGCGAAGTAGAGGGCATGGCCGAACGAGAGGAGCCCGGCGAGGCCGAACAGCACGTGATAGCTGAGTGCGAGCCCGGCGATCAACAGGCACAGGGCCAGCACCTGGAGGGTGCCGGGCTCGTAGGTCGCGCCGGGGAGCAGGCCGGGGATCCGGATGTTGAGCAGGGGCAGGCAGGCAAGGACGATGACACCGAGGACGCCGAGCCCGATCCGCAGTACCGATGCGCGGTTCATGCCGCCACCCTTCCCATGATGCCCTTCGGCCGGATCAGCAGCACCAGGGCGAGAGCCAGCACAACGGCGAAGTCGCCGAGGCCCTGGCCGTAGAAGTTGACGAACTGCTGCAGCAGGGCCACGAGCACGGACGCGATCGCGGCACCGGTGAGGGAGCCGAGGCCGCCGATCACCGTGACGATGAAGGCGAAGATCAGGAGCGAGGGCCCCAGGTGCGGCGAGACGATGCTGTAGAACTGCGAGGCCAGCACGCCGCCGAGGCCGGCCGCCGCGCCGCCGAGCGCGAACACGAGCGTGAACGCCTTCCGGACGTCGATGCCGAGGGCCGTGACCATGGACCGGTTCTCGACACCGGCGCGGATGATGAGTCCGTACCGCGTGAACCTGAGGAACGCCACGATCGCGACCAGCACGCCCACCGCCGCGACGATCGTGAGGAACCGGATATTCGGCACCCGGGCCCCGAGGACCACGGTGACCTCGCTCATCCATCCCGGGCCGGTGATGGTGATCGCGTCGGTGCCCCAGATGCCGGAGGCCAGGGCGCCGAGCGCGAGCGCGAGCCCGACGGTGACCAGGACCTGTTCGATGTGACGTTCGTAGAGCCGCCGGACCAGGAGGAACTCGGTCAGCGCGGCGATGGCGGCGCCGGTCAGGATGCCGGCGATCGCGCCAACCGCGAACCCGGGCCAGGTGCTCGCCCCGATCAGCCGGGACACCTCGTAACCGGCGTACCCGCCGAACATCAGGAAGGCGCCGTGGGCGAAGTTCAGGACGCCCATCAGCCCGTAGATCAGCGAGAGGCCGGAGGCGACGAGGAAATACAGGGCGCCGAGGCCGAGGCCGGTGATCGCCAGCAGCAGGACGTTGTTCATGCCGGTGCCTCCGTCGGCTGGTCGGAGTTGGCGCTGCCGGCGGTCGAGGCTGCGGCGGGGGCACCCTCCAGTGGGTCGCCGTGCACGCCGAGGTGTCGCCGCACCAGCTCGGGGTCATCGAGGAAGTCGGCGGCCGGGCCGGTGTGCACCACCCGTCCGCCGGAGACCACGACGACGTCGCGGGCCAGGGTGCGCACCACCGCGAGGTTCTGCTCGACGAGCAGGATCGGGGCGAGCTCGGCGGCCCGGACGAGGGCTTCGGCGACCTCGTTGACGATCTTCGGGGCGAGGCCCTTCGTCGGCTCATCCACGAGCAGCAGCCGGTTCGGGTTCAGCAGCGCCCTGGCCAGGGACACCATCTGCTGCTGCCCGCCGGAGAGGGTTCCGGCGAGCTGGGCCGAGCGCTGCACCAGATCGGGGAAGAGGGTCTCGACGATGTCCCAGTGCGCGTCCGGGCCCCGTTGGGCCAGCTTCAGGTTCTCGGCGACGGTGAGGCCGGCGAACACTTCGCGGTCCTCGGGCACGTAGCCGACGCCGCGCTGCACGATCCGGTGGGTCGGTTCGTGCTCGATCGGGACGTCGTCGAGCAGGATCACACCGCGACGCTGGATGAGGCCGAGGATCGCCTTGATCGTGGAGGTCTTGCCGACGCCGTTGCGTCCGAGCAGGGCGGTGACCCCGGTGGCGGGCACGTCGAGGCTGACGTCCTCGACGACCTGCTGCCCGGCGATGGTCGCGCTCAGGTTGCGGACGCTCAGAATGTGCTCGGAGCTCATGCGCTCTCCCCCAGGTACGCGGACTGGACGGTGGGGTCGGCCATGACGACCGCGGGGGTGTCGCACGCCAGCAGGGCGCCGTGGTGCATCACGGCGACGCGGTCGACGAGGCCGAGCACGACCTCGATGTGGTGTTCGACCATGAGGACGGTGCAGCCTCGGTCGCGGTGCATCCGCCTGATGATCTCGGTGAGAGCAGGGACGTCACCCGAACCGACCCCGGCCATGGGTTCGTCGAGCAGGATCACGCTCGGGTCGGTCGCGAGGAGCACCGCGATCTCGAGCTTGCGCTTGTCCCCGTGGGACAGGTTGCCCGCGGCCACGGTCGCCAGGTGGCTCAGCCCGACCTGGCTCAGGCAGTCCCGGGCGGTCGTGGTGGCACGGTCCGAGGCGCGCGGGAACGCGAGGATCGACATCGAGCCGCCCTCCTTCGTCTGCGCCGCGAGACGCACGTTCTCCACGAGGTCCAGCTGTGGGAACAGGTTCGAGGTCTGGAACGTGCGGCCGAGGCCGAGGCGGGCCCGCCGGGTGATGCTGAGGGCGCCCACGTCCTGCCCGTCGAGCTCGACGGACCCGGTTGTGGGGCGAAGCACGCCCGAGATCAGGTTGAACAGGGTCGTCTTGCCGGCGCCGTTCGGGCCGATGACGCCGAGCATCTCGCCTGCGGGTACCTCCAGGTCGACGTCGATGAGGATCCGGGCGCCGCCGATCGTGAGTCCGAGGCCACGCGTGGCGACGGCTGGTGGTGTGCTCATGGGTGCTGGCCTCCGGGCCGGGACGGGAGCTGGAACGGTGAACGCGGGCGAGCGCGAGCCGGAGGGCCGACGGCGCGAGGGCCGCCGGCCCAGCCGGTCAGCCCGCTTCGGGTGGCGCGACCGCGTCCGGCGCGACCGTCTCGATCAGCTCGGGAACCCACGTGCCGCCCTCGTCCACGAGCCGCACCTGGAACATCGGCTGGATGAGCGCGTGGTCGCCCGGACGGATCGTCATCTCGCCCTTGGGTCCGTCGAAGGTCCAGCCCTCGAGCGCGGCGACCATCGCGTCCGGGTCGTCGCCACCCTCCTCGATGGCACGGACCACCATCAGGGCGGCGTTGAAGCCGTCCGGCGAGAAGAGGTCGGGGACGCCACCGGCGGCCTCGATCCCGGCGATCATCGCGGTGTTCACGTCGTTGTCCGCCGCGCCGGCGAAGTAGTGGTTGAGGAAGTTGATCCGGTCCGAGGCCGGGCCGTAGGCCTGGTAGGACGCGGTGTCGGCGAGTCCGGTCACCACCGTGGTGGCCTCCATGACGCCCTGCTGCTCCAGTGCCTGCCACATCGCGGCGGTGGTCTCGCCGGCCCACGCGACGAAGAGCAGGTCGGGCTCGGCGTCGAGGATCTTCAGCGCCTCACCGGTGAAGTCGGTGACGCTCTCCCCCACCAGGATCGGGGTCACCGTCGCACCCGAACCGCCCAGGACGGCCTCGACGGTGGCGGCGTTGCCCTGCCCGAATGCGTTGTCCTGGGCGAAGACGGCGACGTTCGCACCCTCGACGCTGTCGAGGAACGTGCCGGCGGTGGCGACGTCCTGATAGGTCTGCCGGCCGGAGCGGAACGTGTACCCGTTGATGCCGGTGACCGTGTCCACGGCGGCCGGGCCGACGATGTAGACGGTCTGGTTCTGCTCGGCCAGCGGGGCCACCTGGAGGGCGACGCCGGACGCCGCCGTGCCGACGATCAGCGGGATCCCGCTGCCCACCATGTCCTTGAACGCGTTCACGGCCTTGTTCGGGTCGCCGGCGTCGTCGACGATCTCCAGGTTGATCTCGTAGTCGCCGACGATGTTCGTGCCGTCGGTGGCGTAGTCGAGTCCCGCCTCGAACGCGGTCAGGTACTGCTCGCCGTAGCCGGCCAGTGGGCCGGTGCGGGAGTAGATGACGCCGACGTCGATCGTCTGGACCTCGGCGCCGGTCTCGGAATCGGCGTCCGCCGTGCTGCCGGGGTCCGCCCCCTGCGTCGGTGCACACGCGCCGACCAGCATCAGTGACGCCGCGATCGCCGAGGCGGCGACGTACCTCTTCGCCAGGTACATGGGCCTACCTTTCACTTCTTCGTGAATATCGAACCTGAGAGGTGCCTCAGGTTGCAGGTATGGTGGGTCACACGGGCCCTCGGCGTCAAGTCGATCGGCCCCGGCGCGGCGGATCGGATGTCGCGGAACTCGCGCCGAGCGGCCGAGCGATCGGCCCCGGCCCGGTCGTGGGGTGACAATGGAAGCCAGGAATCAGGCGAAGGAGCTACAGATGCCCACCTCCCCCGACGACGTCGTCATCGTGGGTGCCGCGCGCACCCCGTACGGCCGGATCAACGGCGGCCTCGCGAGCCTGCCCGGCACCGCGCTCGGCGCGCACGCCATCGCCGCGGCCCTGGCCGCGGCCGACATCCCGGGCGTGGACGTCGAGGTGGTGGTGCTCGGCCAGGTGCTGCAGGCCGGCGCCGGTCAGAACCCGGCCCGCCAGGCGGCCCTCGCGGCCGGCATCGCACCGAGTGCGCACGCCATAGCGTTGAACAAGGTCTGCCTGTCCGGGCTCACCGCCGTGATCGACGCGGCCCGGCTGATCCGCACCGGGGAGGCAGCCGTGGTCGTTGCCGGCGGCATGGAGTCGATGTCGCAGGCGCCACACCTGCTCACCGGAACGCGCGCCGGTTGGGTGTACGGCGACCGGACCGCCCTGGACCACCTCGCCTACGACGGCCTCACGGACGCCGTCGACGGGGACGCCATGGGCGCGCTGACCGAGCGCGGCAACGCCGCACTCGCGCTGACCAGGGCCGAGCAGGACGCCGTCGCGGCACGCTCGCACCGACTCGCCGCGGCGGCCCGAGACGACGGCGTGCTCGCCGCCGAGATCGCCCCGGTCACGGTGCGCTCTCGCAAGGGGGACGTGGTCGTGGCTGAGGACGAGGGCGTACGCCCGGACACCACCGCGGAGACCCTGGCCGGGCTGCGGCCGGCCTTCGCCGCCGACGGCACCATCACCGCCGGCAACTCCTCCCAGCTCTCCGACGGCGCCGCCGCGGTGGTGCTGACCTCCCGCGCCGAGGCGCAGCGGCGTGGTGCACCGGTGCTCGCCGCCGTGGACGCGGCCGGTCAGGTGGCCGGCCCGGACAACTCGC
Coding sequences within:
- a CDS encoding ABC transporter ATP-binding protein; protein product: MSTPPAVATRGLGLTIGGARILIDVDLEVPAGEMLGVIGPNGAGKTTLFNLISGVLRPTTGSVELDGQDVGALSITRRARLGLGRTFQTSNLFPQLDLVENVRLAAQTKEGGSMSILAFPRASDRATTTARDCLSQVGLSHLATVAAGNLSHGDKRKLEIAVLLATDPSVILLDEPMAGVGSGDVPALTEIIRRMHRDRGCTVLMVEHHIEVVLGLVDRVAVMHHGALLACDTPAVVMADPTVQSAYLGESA
- a CDS encoding substrate-binding domain-containing protein, whose translation is MYLAKRYVAASAIAASLMLVGACAPTQGADPGSTADADSETGAEVQTIDVGVIYSRTGPLAGYGEQYLTAFEAGLDYATDGTNIVGDYEINLEIVDDAGDPNKAVNAFKDMVGSGIPLIVGTAASGVALQVAPLAEQNQTVYIVGPAAVDTVTGINGYTFRSGRQTYQDVATAGTFLDSVEGANVAVFAQDNAFGQGNAATVEAVLGGSGATVTPILVGESVTDFTGEALKILDAEPDLLFVAWAGETTAAMWQALEQQGVMEATTVVTGLADTASYQAYGPASDRINFLNHYFAGAADNDVNTAMIAGIEAAGGVPDLFSPDGFNAALMVVRAIEEGGDDPDAMVAALEGWTFDGPKGEMTIRPGDHALIQPMFQVRLVDEGGTWVPELIETVAPDAVAPPEAG
- a CDS encoding acetyl-CoA C-acyltransferase, whose amino-acid sequence is MPTSPDDVVIVGAARTPYGRINGGLASLPGTALGAHAIAAALAAADIPGVDVEVVVLGQVLQAGAGQNPARQAALAAGIAPSAHAIALNKVCLSGLTAVIDAARLIRTGEAAVVVAGGMESMSQAPHLLTGTRAGWVYGDRTALDHLAYDGLTDAVDGDAMGALTERGNAALALTRAEQDAVAARSHRLAAAARDDGVLAAEIAPVTVRSRKGDVVVAEDEGVRPDTTAETLAGLRPAFAADGTITAGNSSQLSDGAAAVVLTSRAEAQRRGAPVLAAVDAAGQVAGPDNSLHSQPARAIAAALTRAGWTTADLDLVEINEAFAAVVCRSQVELGVDPERVNIHGGAIALGHPIGSSGARLVVHAAHELARRGGGRAAVGLCGGGGQGEALLLRA